The segment AGAGCAAACTGTTTAGCAGCTTGCTCTTTATATATGAATCGTATTTCGTTCAACAGTTGTATTAATTCACTTTCTGAAACTTACTGGTACAAACCTGGTCACCAACTTTAACCTCAAGTGTATAATACCCTGGTGCTAATGTTGTAACAGGTAACGTAAACGTATTAACGCCAGGCACTGCATTCAAATAAAACACGGCCTTGCGCATCCCTGTCATATCAATAATAGAAGCAACTACCGGCTTCGCTATTTCAACCTGCACTTTAAACTGGATGTTTGCTATAGCCGGGTTTGGTGTTATTTGTAGATGACATTCTCTTGGCACATAGGTAATATGAACGTAGTTGCAATATTCCTTTACGCAGCCATTTGCTGTTGTTGCACGCAGACAAACTTTATAATAGCCGGTATCCTGGAAAATATAAGTTGGATCGTTGACATTGATCTTAACCGGCGTGGTTGAGTTGCTTCTCCAGATCGTCCAGCTTTGTGATGTAATTGGCTGGTTGCTGACAGCCGTAAACTTCACCGCATTATTATGAGGCGGATTCATTCGTTGCATTTCAAACTTCATCGTTGTTTGCTCACAATTCAAATCACCAATAACAACTTCTTTACAGGTAGTGGAAGCACAGTTATCGGAACGATAAATGGTTAAACAAATTCTGTATGTACCCGGGCGGTCATACTTATGTGTTGCTGTTGCACCTAATGCACCGGTACCGTCACCAAAGGTCCAGATGTATTTTATCACTGAACTATTTGCTTCTGCTTTAAAATACAATGTATGGGGACTTGAGCTTATTCGCTCCATTGTAAACCTGCTGAGCGCTTCACAATTTTCAAGCGGTGGAACAGTTACTTCTTTGCAAACTTCTTTCACACATCCGGCAAAATATTCAATACGTAGACAAACCTTGTATGTGCCGGGTTGCTGGTATTGATGCAATGGACTGAACTCGGTACTGTAAGTACCATCGCCAAAACTCCATTTTACACTCAACGGTGTACTTGCAATTGGAGAAGGGAATGGATTGAATTTTACACCCCGCATTGGATGCGCATTATCAAGAACCCAAGAAAAGCCAGCATCGAAATTGCATTCTCCGATGCGCACTTCTTTGCAAATTTCACGGACGCAGGTGTTGCTGACTGTTACAACAAGACAGACTTTATATACCCCAGGTTTTGTATAAGCATGAGCCGGGTTTGCATCGGTGCTGAATGTGCCATCACCAAAAATCCATTTGTAAGAAACAGATGTCGCTGCAGAATTAAGCAATGATTGATTGATGAAAATGACCTTAAAAGCATTGGAAGAATCTTTTTTCCATTCAAACTTTGCCTGGACCAAATCGCAAAGTGATTGAGGTATGCTGAATTCCTTAACGGCCGAATCATAACACTTAAGCACCGTGTCTTTGATGTAATGCACTACACGGTAATTGCCCGATGCTATATAGGTATGTGTTGGATTGGCGCCGTCTGCCGTCTGTCCATCTCCGAATTTCCAGGAATGAACAACCGGCGTGTTAACCGTAGTTGCAGAATAAAATTTAACCGTATTGCCACTAATAGTAAGTTGGAAAGCGGCTTTGCCTTTGCACGGATTATCCTGGGCTTTGGACGTAAAAACAACCAGTAAGGCAATGAAAGAGTAGATTACCTTTTTCATAATACAACGTTTTGGGTCCGCTTTTTTGGGGGGAAGCAGGCGGATCGGGGTGAACAATCGTACTGCTGTGACGGATTGATCCGGGAAAGGTTTAACCGACCGAAAATAAATTCCAGGTTAATAAAAACAAACAAGCTTTGCTTAGTCAATTCTTAGTCCTTTAATGAACTTCTCAACCGCTCTTCGCACAGAGGCAGCCGAAGTGTTATGATTGTTTACGATCACTGAGAATACCAGCAGGTTATTTTTTTCTGTAAAAAGAAAACCACTCAACGCTAAATGACCTGTAAGTGATCCTGTTTTGGCGAAGATCAATCCTGTTTCATTAACGTAATAATTACGGAGTGTTCCGGTATTGCCGGTTGGTAAAATGGTTTTCAATCGATCCAAACCAAACTCATCTTTCATCTTCATTAATAACCACACAAAATCTTCCGGTGTAAATAAATTGTATCTGCTCAAGCCGCTTCCATCTACCCATTTTGGTTTTTGCGGAAATCCATTCAAATCATTCTTCAGCAAATGAGCAATGAGCTTTTGTTCATCCATTTCACCAAAGAGCTGATTGCTCACCATCATCAGCGTTTGCTCCGCAAAGAAATTATCGCTGCGGTACATGAGTGGTTTGAACATGGAATCAACCGACTGCGAATAAACAATTTCAGGATTTGAAATTTTGAACCCCTCTGCTGTAATGGTTTGATGAAGGGTATCTTTCAATAATTCCAATGCTGCTTCTAATCCATTCGTTACAAATGGCACTTCCAGTTCTTTTTTTAATTCCTTGCCTTCTGTGATCGTGTATTTATTTTCGGTGCGTGGTCGTGTTACATCAAACGCAGTGGTCTTGCCTGTTTTAAACTGTACATCCCAGTTTACTTCAGGGTCTGTAAATACAATGCCGGAAGTATCCATCTTTCCATCCCGTTCTTCTACATTCCGTTGCTGGATCCATTTAATGTAGTTGCCATATACCGGCAGCGGACTACGCTCTGTCATGTAATAACCCAGGTAATCATCCCATGCCCAGCCATAACCAAGTGCTTCGGCTTTCCAGTTACTGTTATTGATGACGATCGGCTTTGTTTGCTTCTTTAAAAAATCAACAACGGGTTGGGTTTTATAATCAACATGCAGCAGTGTAGGATCACCTGTTGGCTGAATGTATAATGTATCGTTCTCTTCTTTGTATTGCAATCCGGGCAATTGTGTTCCGAGATATTTCATGCCCGCATACAAGGTGGGCAGTTTGGTATTGCTCGCCGGCACAAAATATTTATTGCTGTTGTACTGATGCAGATATTTACTGCTCTCTGTATCATAAACAGCAATACCTACAAACGCATTGGTTAAAGCCGAATCATGAATCAGTTGCTGTTGCAGTTTTGCAACCGTTGCCTGCTTTTGCGATGCACAGGAAAGCAATAGCACCGAACCCAGTATCAATTTACCCAGCGTTTTACTGACCAACATCATGCTTGTTTTTATTCTAAATATACAAGTTTCCTTTTCTTTGCTATACGAAGTGATTGCTTCCTGTAAATTTAATGATGTACTTCCTCCGGCTGTTAAAATACTTTAAGGGATTACTTGTGCCCATCAGCTTATTTGTTGTGTTATTGTTCATTGGCACGGCAGGTTATATGATCATTGAATCGTATGACTTACTCGATGCATTTTACATGACCGTCATTACAGTAGGCACTGTGGGTTACCTAGAAGTACAGCCGTTATCTGATGCCGGTCGCATTTTCACCAGTGTCATTATTATCATCAATATCGGTGCGTTTACTTTTTTTGTTACCTACCTCACCCGTTACCTGCTCGACGGGGAATTCATCCGACAATACAAACATTTGAAAATGGATAACGCCATTCATCAGCTCAACAATCATGTTATTGTATGTGGCTTTGGCCGCAACGGCACACAATGTGCACACATCCTGCACGACAACCACATCCCCTTCGTGGTACTGGAAGAGAAAATAGACTTACCTGAATCACTTCCATTTGAAGTAAAACATTTCGTAAAAGGAGATGCAACAACGGATGAGTCATTGCTTCATGCAGGCATAAAGCGTGCCCGTGCTATTATTGCTACGATGCCGGTTGATGCAGATAATCTTTTTATGGTACTTACTGCACGACAGTTGAATCCGAATATAGTTATCATCAGTCGTGCATCGCACGACAGCAGTGTTAACAAGCTTCGTGTTGCAGGTGCAAACAATGTGATCATGCCCGATAAAATCGGTGGTGCACATATGGCAACAATGGTACTCATCCCCGATGTGGCCGAGCTGCTTTCCTTAATGAGCACACGAAATACAACAGAGTTTAAAATTGAAGAGATAATTGCCAACAATTCCATTCAGCTGGGCGAGCTCAATCTCTGGAAAAACTCCGGCTGCACAATTTTGGGTATAAAAAGTAAGGGCAATTACATTCTCAATCCCGGCCCATCTCACAGCATTGCAGAAGGCGAACGACTTATTATCATGGGTAGTGAATACCAGATTCGTAAAGCGAAAGAATTGGTATAGGAAATGACGCTGAAAGAAAAAACATATCAAACCTGTGTTGCATTAGTGCAGCAAAAGATCAATGTACTGCAAAAAAACCTGCACGACTTATCTGATAGTGCCGGCAACGAAACCAAACGCACTGCAGGCGACAAGCATGAAACAGCATTAGCCATGCTGCAGATAGAACAGGAAAATAACAGCCGTCAATTAAAAGAAGTACTTCAACAAAAAGCTGTGCTCGAAAAACTTGATCCGCATCTGCAAACGGAAATGATTGTGCGTGGCAGTCTTGTGCATACCAACAAAGGCTTCTTTTATATCAGTCTTGGTTTAGGCAAACTGAAAGTAAAAGATGAAACTGTTTTCGCTGTTTCACCTGAAGCGCCGCTGGGAAAATTAATGCTGATGAAGAAAGCTGGTGAGGAATTTCAATTCAACAATACATCTTACGAAATTCTTTCTGTAGAATAGTGGCTCACAGATTTCGCAGATAAACACGGATAAGCCAATAAGAAAATCCGTGCAATCTGTGAGCAAACATATCAATCTCTTTCCTGTGCCCTCAACCAACGTTCCGGTATTTCGCTATGGATCGCCAGCTGATAATCGGTAGCACTGCAGGCAATGAATTTATTATTCGGCATCTGCATCCACCACCGGCCGGTCTTATGACTGCGCAGGAACAGCACATCCGCATCATTAATGGTAGTATGGTATTCACTAAACTGGTGACGTTCTTCCAGCGATGCTTCTGTTTTTCCTTTGCTCAGCCCATCAATAAAATACCAGATCATTTGTGCAATCTGGATCGCTGTTAATTCATCCACATCCAGCTTTGCATTGTAACCATAAATACCGAGTGTACTTAATTGGTCACTTAAACCTGCATAGCGGGTGAGTGTACAAATATCCTGTCCGTTCAATCCGTTTGGTGAAGTTCGGTTTGCGGGTGCATACGCATTGGCCATGGCTGCTATATCAATACTAAGCATATCACTGCTGCGGATCACCGGTTCCATTTCTTCCAACACATCTTTCACCACACCTACACGGAAACAATCGAAACGAAGCCGATCCATTGTTTGCAGAATGGTTGGGTGCACATAATAACTCTGGAAGGCCATGTGATTGTAATGACGAATAAAATTCGGTTCACCCGTGAGCATCTCCATCAAAAAGTTTTCACTGCGGATAGGTGTATCATTACTCAAATTGATAAATGCGTCCACACAACTTGCTTCAATAATTTGCTTCCGTTGTACATAGGCACCATACTGAGCAAGCGTAAGATCATGACTGCCGCCAAGGATCAACACTGTTTTCTTTGCATCCACCAATTCTTTGATCACCGCTTTGGCTGCAGCATACGTATCTTTTAATGCGGAGCCCGCCATCACATTACCGATATCAGCAATCTTCACATCGGGGTGCCAGTTGTATAACCGGTATAAATTTTTGCGGATAGCCGTTGGTGCTTCGCCCAGCGAAATGCCATTACCTGTTCCTCTTTCATCGGTAATACCCAGGATCACCAGGTCAATGTCGGTAAGGTCCGGAAACAGGAATGCATAGGTTTGGATGTGCCGGCCCAGTTGCGCCTCATTCAGTTCTTCATCGCCTAACACTGCCGATAGATCAACCGGCTGCAAAAAATCTTCAATCATCTGTGAATCACTCATGTGTTTTCGTTTCGGTGGCAAACATAAGAAAGAAGGTACAAGAAAATCCAAAAACCAAAAGACAAGGTTCAAGGCACAAGAAGGAAAAGCGGCAAGATGTCAAGTAAAATTTATCCTGCTTTATCCATCCCGTAAATCATCCAAATCCTCCCAAATCATGGTTCAGACCTTATCTTTGCGCCATGGAACAGGTGTTACAACAGATTGAAACATTTAAGAAAGAAATTGAAACCTTGCAGATCGACAGCGCCAAGGCGCTGGAAGAGTACCGCATTAAATTTCTTGGCACCAAAGGGTTGGTGAAATCGCTCATGGGCGAAATGAAAAATGTGGCCAACGAACAGAAGAAAGCTTTTGGTCAGAGCATGAACGAATTCAAGCAGTTTGCTGAAGCGAAATACGAAGAATGGAAAGCACTGACCGGTATCGGCACAGATGATACCGCTGCAAAAGTTGATCTCACATTGCCCGGCGATGCAATGCCCATCGGCAGCCGTCACCCCATCAGCCTTATGCGCAACCGCATGGTGAATATTTTCCAGCGGTTAGGTTTTTCTGTTGCTGAAGGACCGGAGATCGATGACGATTTCCACAACTTCACTGCACTGAACTTACCGGAAAATCATCCTGCCCGTGATATGCAGGATACATTTTATATCAGCACCGATCCTGCATGGCTTCTTCGCACACACACCAGCAATGTGCAGATCCATGAAATGCAGAAAGGCAAATTGCCCATCCGCATTATTACACCGGGTCGTGTGTATCGTAACGAAACCATCAGTGCAAGAAGTCATTGCTTCTTTCACCAGATCGAAGGTTTGTATGTGGATGAAAAAGTGAGCTTTGCCGATCTCAAACAAACGCTCTACTTCTTTGTGCAGGAAATGTTTGGTAAAGATGTAAAAGTCCGTTTCCGTCCTTCTTACTTCCCGTTCACCGAGCCGAGTGCCGAAATGGACATCAGTTGTTTGTTGTGTAACGGCGAAGGTTGCAGCGTGTGTAAGAAAACAGGTTGGTTAGAAATTCTTGGTTGCGGCATGGTGCATCCAAAAGTGTTGGAGAACTGCGGCATCGACAGTAACAAATATTCAGGCTTTGCATTTGGTATGGGCATCGAACGTCCTGCATTGCTGAAATATGGTATTAAAGATATTCGCCTGTTTAGTGAAAATGATGTGCGGTTTTTGAAACAGTTTACGGGAGCGGTGTAAAACAGTTCTAAGTTCTGAGTTGTAAGTTTTAGGTTACAAACGCTTGCACTACTATTTAGCTTTGGTTGTGTCACTCACTTGTACGTTTAGCAATTCTATGCAGCAATTGTCTGAACTGTGATGTGTGAGATTTGTGGGATGAATGAGAAAATGCAATTTCTTACAATAACACAAGTGTGCTTTTAATTTCAGTTTAGATAATATCCCATCAATCCTAATCATCCAACAAATCCCGGTTCAGACAATGGTTCAGACAATTTGCGTTTGCGGTGCAGGAACAATGGGCAGTGGTATTGCACAGGCTTCTGCGCAAAGCGGTATTTATACCTTGCTGTTCGATTTGAACACAGAAGTGCTACAAAAAGCAGAAGCCTCCATCAATAACAATCTGGAATCATTAGTACAGAAACAAAAAATAACGGAGGAACAGCGGAGGAGCATCAGCGGTAATCTTCAATTCATCAACGACATCAATGGTTGTATTGCTGATGTGATCATTGAAGCCATCGTTGAAAAACCGGAAGCGAAAATTGCCTTGTTCAATCAACTTGCAGAGATCAATCATGGTGATACCATTTTCGCCAGCAACACATCATCCCTTTCTATTTCGTTGTTACAAAAATCAATCAACAAACCACAACGGGTGGCCGGCCTGCATTTTTTTAATCCTGCAACTATCATGAAGTTGGTAGAAGTTGTGCATGGAGAACAAACCAAGGAAGAAGTAAT is part of the Lacibacter sediminis genome and harbors:
- a CDS encoding PKD domain-containing protein; translation: MKKVIYSFIALLVVFTSKAQDNPCKGKAAFQLTISGNTVKFYSATTVNTPVVHSWKFGDGQTADGANPTHTYIASGNYRVVHYIKDTVLKCYDSAVKEFSIPQSLCDLVQAKFEWKKDSSNAFKVIFINQSLLNSAATSVSYKWIFGDGTFSTDANPAHAYTKPGVYKVCLVVTVSNTCVREICKEVRIGECNFDAGFSWVLDNAHPMRGVKFNPFPSPIASTPLSVKWSFGDGTYSTEFSPLHQYQQPGTYKVCLRIEYFAGCVKEVCKEVTVPPLENCEALSRFTMERISSSPHTLYFKAEANSSVIKYIWTFGDGTGALGATATHKYDRPGTYRICLTIYRSDNCASTTCKEVVIGDLNCEQTTMKFEMQRMNPPHNNAVKFTAVSNQPITSQSWTIWRSNSTTPVKINVNDPTYIFQDTGYYKVCLRATTANGCVKEYCNYVHITYVPRECHLQITPNPAIANIQFKVQVEIAKPVVASIIDMTGMRKAVFYLNAVPGVNTFTLPVTTLAPGYYTLEVKVGDQVCTSKFQKVN
- a CDS encoding D-alanyl-D-alanine carboxypeptidase/D-alanyl-D-alanine-endopeptidase; this translates as MMLVSKTLGKLILGSVLLLSCASQKQATVAKLQQQLIHDSALTNAFVGIAVYDTESSKYLHQYNSNKYFVPASNTKLPTLYAGMKYLGTQLPGLQYKEENDTLYIQPTGDPTLLHVDYKTQPVVDFLKKQTKPIVINNSNWKAEALGYGWAWDDYLGYYMTERSPLPVYGNYIKWIQQRNVEERDGKMDTSGIVFTDPEVNWDVQFKTGKTTAFDVTRPRTENKYTITEGKELKKELEVPFVTNGLEAALELLKDTLHQTITAEGFKISNPEIVYSQSVDSMFKPLMYRSDNFFAEQTLMMVSNQLFGEMDEQKLIAHLLKNDLNGFPQKPKWVDGSGLSRYNLFTPEDFVWLLMKMKDEFGLDRLKTILPTGNTGTLRNYYVNETGLIFAKTGSLTGHLALSGFLFTEKNNLLVFSVIVNNHNTSAASVRRAVEKFIKGLRID
- a CDS encoding potassium channel family protein, encoding MMYFLRLLKYFKGLLVPISLFVVLLFIGTAGYMIIESYDLLDAFYMTVITVGTVGYLEVQPLSDAGRIFTSVIIIINIGAFTFFVTYLTRYLLDGEFIRQYKHLKMDNAIHQLNNHVIVCGFGRNGTQCAHILHDNHIPFVVLEEKIDLPESLPFEVKHFVKGDATTDESLLHAGIKRARAIIATMPVDADNLFMVLTARQLNPNIVIISRASHDSSVNKLRVAGANNVIMPDKIGGAHMATMVLIPDVAELLSLMSTRNTTEFKIEEIIANNSIQLGELNLWKNSGCTILGIKSKGNYILNPGPSHSIAEGERLIIMGSEYQIRKAKELV
- a CDS encoding arginase family protein, whose translation is MSDSQMIEDFLQPVDLSAVLGDEELNEAQLGRHIQTYAFLFPDLTDIDLVILGITDERGTGNGISLGEAPTAIRKNLYRLYNWHPDVKIADIGNVMAGSALKDTYAAAKAVIKELVDAKKTVLILGGSHDLTLAQYGAYVQRKQIIEASCVDAFINLSNDTPIRSENFLMEMLTGEPNFIRHYNHMAFQSYYVHPTILQTMDRLRFDCFRVGVVKDVLEEMEPVIRSSDMLSIDIAAMANAYAPANRTSPNGLNGQDICTLTRYAGLSDQLSTLGIYGYNAKLDVDELTAIQIAQMIWYFIDGLSKGKTEASLEERHQFSEYHTTINDADVLFLRSHKTGRWWMQMPNNKFIACSATDYQLAIHSEIPERWLRAQERD
- the pheS gene encoding phenylalanine--tRNA ligase subunit alpha; the protein is MEQVLQQIETFKKEIETLQIDSAKALEEYRIKFLGTKGLVKSLMGEMKNVANEQKKAFGQSMNEFKQFAEAKYEEWKALTGIGTDDTAAKVDLTLPGDAMPIGSRHPISLMRNRMVNIFQRLGFSVAEGPEIDDDFHNFTALNLPENHPARDMQDTFYISTDPAWLLRTHTSNVQIHEMQKGKLPIRIITPGRVYRNETISARSHCFFHQIEGLYVDEKVSFADLKQTLYFFVQEMFGKDVKVRFRPSYFPFTEPSAEMDISCLLCNGEGCSVCKKTGWLEILGCGMVHPKVLENCGIDSNKYSGFAFGMGIERPALLKYGIKDIRLFSENDVRFLKQFTGAV
- a CDS encoding 3-hydroxyacyl-CoA dehydrogenase family protein; amino-acid sequence: MVQTICVCGAGTMGSGIAQASAQSGIYTLLFDLNTEVLQKAEASINNNLESLVQKQKITEEQRRSISGNLQFINDINGCIADVIIEAIVEKPEAKIALFNQLAEINHGDTIFASNTSSLSISLLQKSINKPQRVAGLHFFNPATIMKLVEVVHGEQTKEEVIEQLVALTKQMNKVPVICKDSPGFIVNRVARPYYIEAFRLVEEGVADFATVDALMEASGFKMGPFKLMDLIGNDINYAVSCSVYEQLGQPERLKPSSIQKEKVESNKLGRKTGEGYYKY